The genomic region TTTGACTGTCCCATGGGTGTGGCTCCCTTGGTTTGAATGCTTTGGTTCGAGCGCGTAACATAGATTAAATGCTCAAAATCACTGGATGGTTCAGTTCCAATTTGAGAAAAGCGTGGAAACGCCGTGTTCCCCGCTTGGCAACCACCACCCCCCGTTGAGATGGAGCTCACCCGACATGACCGCGATCTCTGGATCCGCCGCCGCCGTGACCGGAGCAGCCAGCGGCATCGGCCGCGCGCTCGCGCATGAACTGGCGCTGCGCGGCTGCGATCTGGCGATCGCCGACCGCGACGAGGCCGGCCTGCAGGCCGCCGCCGCTGAGATCGCGAAAGCGAGCCCGCGCAAGGTCACCGTGCACCGCCTCGACGTCAGCGAGCCGGACCAGATCACGGCGTTCGCGCAGGCCGCCGTTACCGCGCATCCCTCGCTCAACATCGTCGTCAACAATGCCGGTGTCGCGCTGCTCGGCGAGTTCGGCGAGATCGATCAGGCGCAGATGGAGTGGCTGTTCAACATCAATTTCTGGGGCGTGGTGCACGGCACCCGCGCCTTCCTGCCGCAGCTTTCGCGGCAGCGCGAGGCGCATATCGTCAACATCTCCTCGATCTTCGGCATCATCGCCCCGCCCGGCCAGAGCGCCTATTGCGCGGCCAAGTTCGCGGTGCGCGGCTTCTCGGAAAGCCTGCGCCACGAGCTTGCGGTGGCGAACAGCCCGGTGCGTCTGTCCGTCGTGCATCCCGGCGGCGTCGCCACCAGCATCGCGCGCAACTCGCGCGCCGGCGCCGGCGTCACCGACAATGCCCGCCGCGCCGAATCGATCGAGCGCTTCGACGCGCTGGCCAGGACCACGCCGACCGCGGCCGCGCAGCGCATCATCGCCGGCATCGAGAAGAACCAGCCGCGCATCCTGATCGGCAAGGACGCATACTTCATGGACCTGCTGCAACGCTTCCGTCCGGCGAGATACTGGAAGACGATGCAACGGATGATGGAGAAGACGGCGGCTCGGCGGATCGCCCGCGATGCCGCGAGGGCGAGCCAGTAGCGCGATGGCGCGGCGTAACCCGCGCATCACAACCGGCGTCGTCCCGGCGAAAGCCGGGACTCATAACCACAGGATCGAGTTGGTGCGACACGCCGGGGTCGCCGCGTCGTGCAAAACGGACATTTGTGGTTATGGGTCCCGGGTCAAGCCCGGGACGACACCGAGGATGTTGCACGAGCAGTGAGCGAATGCACGACGCCGCGACGTGAGGCCTTGTGGCGCAGACACACATACACCCGTCGTCCCGGCGAAAGCCGGGACCCATAACCACAGGATTGAGTTGTTGAGCACGCTGGGGCCACAGCGTCGTGCAACACGGACATTTGTGGTTATGGGTCCCTGTGTCTTGGAAGTGTGTCAGGATGAGGGTGGGCGGGAAGCCGTTGGGTCCTTGGCGCTTGACGCCGTGAGCCGGCTCGGTCTCCCGCCCGTTCCATCTATCAACCTGAACAGTTGCACGAGGCTGCACCAACAGACCTCGCATCACAGGGACAGGCACCGTGATCATAGCTCTTCGTTACGTCGGAATCGACATCTCCAAGAAACACCTCGATATCTTTGATGAGGCTGACGGCGTGCCGAGGCGCATTGCCAACGCGGCACAGGCCATCACACAGCAGGTGTCGCGTTGGCAATGCGATGCGCTGGTGGTCTTCGAGGCGACGGGTATCTATGACCTCGCGCTTCGCGAGGCGCTGCGTCAGGCCGGGATCCAGTTCGCACGGATCAACCCGGCCCGTGCCCGCGACTTTGCACGGGCCAGCGGCCTACTCGCCAAGACCGATCCGATCGATGCGCGGATGCTGGCGGCCTTTGCGCGGGCCATGCAGCCCGCCCCCGAGCAGGTCGCCGATCCTGCACGGGGCGCCTTGGCGAGGCTTGCAAAACGGCGGGATCAGCTGGTCCTCATGCGCGCCCAGGAGAAGAACCGGCGCAGCGAGGCCGACGATCGCGCCATGGCCGAACGCATCGGCCGCCTCATCGAGGTCCTCGACAGCGAGATCGCCGAGATCGAGGCCGACATCAGCGCATTGATTAAAGCCGAAGCGCAGATCGCGGACGATGCGAAGTTAATGCGTTCGCTGCCCGGCGTGGGTCCCGTGGCCTGCATGCAGCTCATCGCGCAGATGCCGGAACTCGGGCGGGTCGGACCGAAACAACTCGCAGCGCTCGCTGGCCTTGCTCCCTTCAACGTCGACAGCGGCACCTTCCGCGGCAAGCGCAAGATTGCGGGCGGCCGAAAGCGCGTTCGTGACGCCCTTTATATGGCGGCCCTCAACGCAGTTCGCAGAGCTGATCCGTTCAAGGCCTTCTATGCACGACTGCGACAGGCCGGAAAACCAGCCAAACTCGCCCTCGTCGCCGTCGCCAGGAAGCTGCTCACGGTCCTCAATGCCATGATGCGAGACCGAAAGCCGTACCTGCAGACCAAACCAACATAACAGTTGCCGGGTCAAGCCCGGGACGACACTGAGGATGCTGCGCGGCCCGCGGGTCATACATATGCCTGCGCGTTACACCTGCGCGGCATCGCGACACGCGATTACCCGCCCAGCTGCCTCTTCACCCCGAGCGCCAGCCGGAACAGCGGATCGCTTTTCTCCGACGGATAGAGCGCGCTCTTCGCCACCTGCGGAAAATTGTCGTTCTTCCAGAACGTCGCCGGCGCGAACGAGAATTTTGCGACCAGCCGTCGGCCGAAATCCATCTCGTAGGGAAAATAGTTCTCCTTCTGCTCGGTACCGGACATCTCCGGATACTCGCCGAGCAGATAGCCCTCCTGGATATGCGGGCGCACCGCCGACGGCGGGCAGACGCTGGCGAGCCGCACGATCTGCAGGCCGGCCTCGGCGCTCGCGGTGATCGCGCCGCTCAGATTCGGCACGCCGAGCACATAGAGGAAGGCGGTGCCGGTCTTCGCCAGCGAGGCAAAGGAGGCGGCGATCCGGATCGAATGGGTGACGTCGAGCAGCGGCGTGGTGCAGACCTCGTAATGCTGCAGGATCGACCAGCGCAGGATGCGATGCCGCTTCAACCGCTCCAGCCCGAGCAGCTTTTCCCTGGCGTATTCGGCGATCAGGATCCGCTCGGCGCGTTGCAGCGCATCGAACCGCCCGGCCAGCGTCGCCTGATCAGGATTGCCGCGGCCGCCGCGAAACAGCGTCGGCTTCAGCGACGAGTTGCGCTTGATGTTCCTGTAGTCGGCACCCTGGCCGCGAAACAGCAGCACATGATCGCGGTTGAGGAATTGCAGCTCGGCGATCTTGGTGGCGAGCTCGAGATAAGAGCCGACGCGATGGCCCGGTCCCTCCCGCACCGCCGCGTTCTTCGCGACCTGGCATCCGCGGCGGTCGAAGAACGACCAGATCTTTTGGCTGCCGATGGTTTCCATGGGACGCCCCGCACTCTCAACTCGTCATTCCGGGGCAGCCCGCAGGGCTGAACCCGGAATCTCGAGATTCCGGGTTCTCGCCTTGCGAGCCCCGGAATGAACCAGCGGGATGTTCCTCACCGCCCCACGAGCTGATCGGCAAAATACCCGATGGTCTTGCGATAGATCACCGCCCTGTTCCACTCGCGCATCGCCTCGAAATTCGCGGTGCCCTCGCCATAGGGCGCGCCCATCTTGAAGCCGCTGGTGTGCAGGAGGTTCGCGGTCGAGGCCAGCACATCGGCCACCGAGTGGCGCAGATCGACATGGCCGTCGCCGTCGAAATCGACGCCGTACTTGATGTAGGACGACGGCAGGAACTGGGTCTGGCCGATCTCGCCGGCATAGGCGCCGATCATGTCATTCAGACGGAGATCGCCGCGCTGCACGATCTTGAGCGCGGCGAGCAGTTCGCCCTGGAACAGGTCGGTGCGGCGGCAATCATGCGCCAGCGTCGCGAGCACGCGGAACACCGGCAGCTTGCCCATGTCGCCCTTGCCGAAATCGGTCTCGAGCCCCCAGATCGCGACCAGGATCTGGCGCGGCACGCCGTATTGCTGCTCGATCTTCGAGAGCAGCGCGGCGTGCCGCTGCAGCATCGCGCGGCCGCCATTGATGCGCCCGGGCCCGACCCGGGTTGCGACATACTGCTCGAAGGTCTTGTTGAAGGTGTAGCGCTGCCGCCGGTCGAAGGCCAGCACCCCGCCATCCTGCTGCACGCCGCCGAGCGCCGCCGAGATCACGTCCTGCTGAATGCCGGCGCTCGCCGCCTCCTGCGAGAACGACTGGACGAAGCTGGGAAAACTGCCGCCGCAGCGCGCGGCATATGAAGGGGTGGCAAGCAGCAAGGCGCCGAACACAACCGCCAAACGACACCTGAGCATGCAAAAATCCCCCCGCTTCGAATGGCCGATCATGCCATGGAGCAAACGAGGCAGTCAAAGTGTCGGC from Bradyrhizobium elkanii USDA 76 harbors:
- a CDS encoding SDR family NAD(P)-dependent oxidoreductase → MTAISGSAAAVTGAASGIGRALAHELALRGCDLAIADRDEAGLQAAAAEIAKASPRKVTVHRLDVSEPDQITAFAQAAVTAHPSLNIVVNNAGVALLGEFGEIDQAQMEWLFNINFWGVVHGTRAFLPQLSRQREAHIVNISSIFGIIAPPGQSAYCAAKFAVRGFSESLRHELAVANSPVRLSVVHPGGVATSIARNSRAGAGVTDNARRAESIERFDALARTTPTAAAQRIIAGIEKNQPRILIGKDAYFMDLLQRFRPARYWKTMQRMMEKTAARRIARDAARASQ
- a CDS encoding IS110 family transposase, which encodes MIIALRYVGIDISKKHLDIFDEADGVPRRIANAAQAITQQVSRWQCDALVVFEATGIYDLALREALRQAGIQFARINPARARDFARASGLLAKTDPIDARMLAAFARAMQPAPEQVADPARGALARLAKRRDQLVLMRAQEKNRRSEADDRAMAERIGRLIEVLDSEIAEIEADISALIKAEAQIADDAKLMRSLPGVGPVACMQLIAQMPELGRVGPKQLAALAGLAPFNVDSGTFRGKRKIAGGRKRVRDALYMAALNAVRRADPFKAFYARLRQAGKPAKLALVAVARKLLTVLNAMMRDRKPYLQTKPT
- a CDS encoding FRG domain-containing protein produces the protein METIGSQKIWSFFDRRGCQVAKNAAVREGPGHRVGSYLELATKIAELQFLNRDHVLLFRGQGADYRNIKRNSSLKPTLFRGGRGNPDQATLAGRFDALQRAERILIAEYAREKLLGLERLKRHRILRWSILQHYEVCTTPLLDVTHSIRIAASFASLAKTGTAFLYVLGVPNLSGAITASAEAGLQIVRLASVCPPSAVRPHIQEGYLLGEYPEMSGTEQKENYFPYEMDFGRRLVAKFSFAPATFWKNDNFPQVAKSALYPSEKSDPLFRLALGVKRQLGG
- a CDS encoding lytic murein transglycosylase translates to MLRCRLAVVFGALLLATPSYAARCGGSFPSFVQSFSQEAASAGIQQDVISAALGGVQQDGGVLAFDRRQRYTFNKTFEQYVATRVGPGRINGGRAMLQRHAALLSKIEQQYGVPRQILVAIWGLETDFGKGDMGKLPVFRVLATLAHDCRRTDLFQGELLAALKIVQRGDLRLNDMIGAYAGEIGQTQFLPSSYIKYGVDFDGDGHVDLRHSVADVLASTANLLHTSGFKMGAPYGEGTANFEAMREWNRAVIYRKTIGYFADQLVGR